Proteins encoded together in one Variovorax paradoxus window:
- a CDS encoding short chain dehydrogenase: MKVLVVGATGAVGSAVAQALAARGHEVVRAGRTRGDRQVDITSDASVEALYAAVGQVDAIVSAAGGLFFGPLAAMRPADFNIGLQDKLLGQVRLALLGQHVLADGGSITLTTGVAADDPVRGGANAAAVNAAVEGFVKGAAIELTRGLRINAVSPTLLTESLEAYGSLFPGVETVPAARVALAYVRSVEGPLTGRVFRVWQ; encoded by the coding sequence ATGAAGGTTCTTGTTGTGGGCGCGACTGGCGCAGTGGGCAGTGCCGTGGCACAGGCGCTGGCCGCGCGCGGGCACGAGGTGGTGCGTGCGGGCCGTACGCGCGGCGATCGGCAGGTCGACATCACGAGCGATGCCAGCGTCGAGGCGCTGTATGCCGCGGTAGGGCAGGTCGATGCGATCGTCTCGGCGGCCGGCGGGCTGTTCTTCGGGCCGCTGGCCGCAATGCGGCCGGCCGATTTCAACATCGGCCTGCAGGACAAGCTGCTCGGCCAGGTACGCCTCGCGCTGCTGGGCCAGCACGTTCTGGCAGATGGCGGCTCGATCACGCTGACCACGGGCGTGGCGGCCGACGATCCGGTTCGTGGCGGCGCCAATGCGGCGGCAGTGAATGCGGCAGTCGAGGGTTTTGTGAAAGGCGCAGCCATCGAGCTGACGCGCGGCTTGCGCATCAATGCGGTCAGTCCGACACTGCTGACCGAATCGTTGGAAGCGTATGGCTCGCTCTTTCCGGGCGTCGAAACCGTGCCGGCCGCACGCGTGGCGCTGGCCTATGTGCGCAGCGTCGAAGGCCCGCTGACGGGGCGCGTGTTCCGCGTGTGGCAATGA
- a CDS encoding LysR family transcriptional regulator: MDKLRAMEVFVATVDAGSFAAAAEVLDLSAVMVGKHIRALEDQLGARLLERTTRRHALTEIGAAYLERCRDVLASVHTADGVAESLRAMPQGVLRVTAPVAYGAHRLTPVIAEYIAAYPQVKVDLNLNDRVVDLAEEGFDCGIRSGAAVDERLIARPLALARMFAVASPAWVARHGLPKHPSELEAFPLLGFAAWGPNHSWRFTRNGQTVLVPVRGPLNTNNGQALLAAAIAGVGVIVQADALLGPALASGQVVRLLPKWELPTRQVHIMRLPEARPSAKLRTFVDLVVKRLG, translated from the coding sequence ATGGACAAGCTGCGCGCGATGGAAGTCTTCGTCGCCACGGTGGACGCGGGCAGCTTTGCCGCCGCCGCCGAGGTGCTCGATCTCTCGGCCGTGATGGTCGGCAAGCACATCCGCGCGCTCGAAGATCAGCTCGGCGCCCGCCTGCTGGAGCGCACCACGCGGCGCCACGCGCTCACCGAAATCGGTGCCGCCTACCTGGAGCGTTGCCGCGATGTGCTCGCGAGCGTGCACACGGCTGACGGCGTGGCCGAGTCGCTGCGCGCCATGCCGCAGGGCGTGCTGCGCGTGACAGCGCCTGTGGCCTACGGCGCGCATCGGCTCACGCCCGTCATTGCGGAGTACATCGCCGCCTATCCGCAGGTGAAGGTCGACCTGAACCTGAACGACCGCGTGGTCGACCTGGCCGAAGAGGGCTTCGACTGCGGCATCCGCTCGGGCGCCGCGGTCGATGAACGGCTGATCGCGCGGCCGCTGGCACTGGCGCGCATGTTCGCGGTGGCAAGCCCGGCATGGGTTGCGCGCCATGGACTCCCGAAGCACCCGTCCGAGCTGGAGGCCTTCCCGCTGCTCGGCTTCGCGGCGTGGGGGCCGAATCACTCATGGCGCTTCACGCGAAACGGCCAGACGGTGCTGGTGCCCGTGCGCGGTCCGCTCAACACCAACAACGGACAGGCGCTGCTGGCCGCGGCGATTGCGGGCGTCGGGGTGATCGTGCAGGCCGACGCATTGCTCGGCCCTGCGCTGGCTTCGGGCCAGGTGGTCCGGTTGCTGCCCAAGTGGGAGCTGCCGACACGGCAGGTCCATATCATGCGGCTGCCCGAAGCCCGGCCCAGCGCCAAGCTTCGGACCTTCGTCGACCTTGTCGTCAAGCGGCTGGGCTAA
- a CDS encoding BMP family ABC transporter substrate-binding protein, giving the protein MYKNLAGRAVLAWAAACFLSPAFSQPQAPKEPLKIGFVYVTPVTDAGWVRQHEEGRKAVDAALGGKVKTTFVENVPEGADAERVIRDLAQQGNRLIFTPSFGYMEPTLKVARDFPDVKFESVTGYKAAPNVATANARYYEGRYLAGIAAGRMTKTNVAGYVAGFPIPEVLQGINAFTLGMRSVNPNAKVVVVWLNEWFDPPKERDAAMALFNQNADVVAFHTGSTAVMAAAQERGKMAVAYHSDMRKIAPDAQIVAVTHQWGGYYTQRAQAVLDGSWKSGNIWGGVKEGMIRVGDFGAKVPKAVQQEVLARQQDIAAGKLQPFRAVAADVRDNEGHVVIAKGAQLSDEQILKMNWLAEGVQGRVAR; this is encoded by the coding sequence ATGTACAAAAACCTCGCGGGCCGCGCCGTTCTGGCGTGGGCAGCCGCCTGTTTTTTATCTCCCGCTTTTTCGCAACCGCAGGCTCCCAAGGAGCCACTGAAGATCGGCTTCGTCTACGTGACGCCGGTCACCGATGCCGGCTGGGTGCGCCAGCATGAAGAGGGCCGCAAGGCCGTCGATGCGGCACTCGGCGGCAAGGTCAAGACCACCTTCGTCGAGAACGTGCCCGAAGGGGCCGATGCCGAGCGCGTGATCCGCGACCTTGCACAGCAGGGCAACCGGCTGATCTTCACGCCCAGCTTCGGCTACATGGAGCCGACGCTCAAGGTGGCGCGCGACTTTCCCGATGTGAAGTTCGAATCGGTCACCGGCTACAAGGCCGCGCCCAACGTGGCAACGGCCAATGCGCGCTACTACGAAGGCCGCTACCTCGCAGGCATTGCGGCCGGCCGCATGACGAAGACGAACGTGGCCGGCTACGTGGCGGGCTTTCCGATTCCTGAAGTGCTGCAAGGCATCAACGCCTTCACGCTCGGCATGCGTTCGGTCAACCCGAATGCCAAGGTGGTCGTGGTGTGGCTCAACGAATGGTTCGACCCGCCGAAGGAGCGCGACGCGGCCATGGCGCTGTTCAACCAGAACGCCGACGTCGTCGCCTTTCATACCGGCTCCACCGCGGTGATGGCAGCGGCGCAGGAGCGCGGCAAGATGGCCGTGGCCTACCACTCCGACATGCGCAAGATTGCGCCCGATGCGCAGATCGTCGCCGTCACCCACCAATGGGGCGGCTACTACACGCAGCGCGCGCAGGCAGTGCTCGACGGCAGCTGGAAGAGCGGCAACATCTGGGGCGGCGTAAAGGAAGGAATGATCCGCGTCGGCGACTTCGGCGCCAAGGTGCCGAAGGCCGTGCAGCAGGAGGTGCTGGCGCGCCAGCAGGACATTGCCGCGGGCAAGCTGCAGCCGTTTCGCGCGGTGGCCGCTGATGTGCGCGACAACGAGGGCCATGTCGTCATTGCGAAAGGTGCGCAGCTCAGCGACGAGCAGATCCTGAAGATGAACTGGCTGGCCGAAGGCGTGCAGGGGCGCGTCGCGCGTTAG
- a CDS encoding LysR substrate-binding domain-containing protein has translation MSQVMFDLDVLRSFSTGIALGSYARAADRLGRSTSAVSAQLKKLEAQAGTALFRKAGRGLELTDAGETLLAYAHRMLELNEEAGAAMRGADLQGWVRLGLQEDFGETLLPAVLGRFSRAHPKVRIEACVARSAELRERLELRQLDLALVWDTGDQMTPHGERVARLPLQWIGPKVPDALDAPWWKERERRSGARKTREPLPLVLLDAPCPLREIVTAALDRAGTPWRHAFTSASLAALWAATSAGLGLSVRTPFGLPAHVRPIDRTAVGLPALPQMSLMLYRAQAAAETPVERLATLLLEAVRQHVQLEPAQLH, from the coding sequence ATGTCCCAGGTGATGTTCGATCTCGATGTGCTGCGCAGTTTTTCCACCGGCATCGCGCTCGGCAGCTATGCGCGCGCAGCCGACCGGCTGGGCCGCTCCACGTCGGCGGTGAGCGCGCAGCTCAAGAAGCTGGAGGCGCAGGCCGGCACGGCGCTTTTCCGCAAGGCCGGCCGCGGCCTGGAGCTCACAGATGCGGGCGAAACATTGCTCGCCTACGCCCACCGCATGCTCGAGCTCAACGAAGAAGCCGGCGCCGCCATGCGCGGGGCCGACTTGCAGGGCTGGGTGCGGCTCGGCCTGCAGGAAGACTTCGGCGAGACACTGCTGCCCGCCGTGCTCGGGCGCTTTTCGCGCGCGCACCCCAAGGTGCGCATCGAGGCCTGCGTGGCGCGCAGCGCGGAGCTGCGCGAGCGGCTCGAACTCCGGCAGCTCGACCTGGCGCTGGTGTGGGACACCGGCGATCAGATGACGCCGCACGGCGAGCGCGTGGCGCGGCTGCCGCTGCAGTGGATTGGCCCCAAGGTGCCCGATGCGCTCGACGCGCCCTGGTGGAAGGAGCGCGAGCGCCGCAGCGGCGCCCGCAAGACCAGGGAGCCGCTGCCGCTGGTGCTGCTCGATGCGCCGTGCCCGTTGCGCGAGATCGTCACCGCCGCGCTCGATCGCGCGGGCACTCCGTGGCGGCATGCGTTCACCAGCGCCAGCCTTGCGGCCTTGTGGGCGGCCACCTCGGCGGGCCTCGGCCTTTCGGTGCGCACGCCCTTCGGCCTGCCTGCGCATGTGCGCCCGATCGACCGCACGGCTGTGGGCCTTCCGGCGCTGCCGCAGATGTCGCTCATGCTCTACCGCGCGCAGGCCGCGGCCGAGACGCCGGTGGAGCGGCTTGCCACGCTGTTGCTGGAGGCCGTGCGCCAGCATGTGCAGCTGGAGCCTGCGCAGCTTCACTGA